The following coding sequences lie in one Oncorhynchus kisutch isolate 150728-3 linkage group LG3, Okis_V2, whole genome shotgun sequence genomic window:
- the LOC109884372 gene encoding dickkopf-related protein 1-like, producing the protein MWIPTIALLFMCSHCFVHSLESDVIRTSKEVMDLLEQVPHSGTVGVQNNMNTRRIRRSSPRHHIRPSCADQERSPSTRNTCNGYQKKNQSKEILAHDDDGNIRKVAEMATCMRSGDCEAGLCCVRYLKVKRCQPIPKEGETCLLRGGRSKQRRNLDRCNCAPGLICHAQAERPKNQGVCQPKLRENGRSARDTQAREKM; encoded by the exons ATGTGGATACCTACGATCGCTTTGCTTTTCATGTGTTCTCACTGTTTTGTGCACAGCCTCGAATCAGATGTAATCCGAACCTCTAAAGAAGTGATGGATCTATTGGAACAG GTCCCGCACAGTGGAACGGTGGgtgtacagaataatatgaacaCACGTCGCATCAGGCGATCTTCTCCTCGCCATCACATCAGGCCATCTTGTGCTGATCAAGAACGCAGTCCGTCAACg AGAAATACCTGCAATGGATACCAGAAAAAGAACCAGAGTAAAGAAATACTTGCTCATGATGATGACGGCAACATAAGGAAAG TTGCAGAGATGGCCACATGCATGCGCTCTGGAGACTGTGAGGCAGGACTGTGCTGCGTCCGCTATTTAAAAGTGAAAAGATGTCAACCAATCCCAAAGGAGGGAGAAACCTGCCTCCTGCGAGGAGGACGCTCTAAACAGCGGAGGAATCTTGACCGCTGCAACTGTGCACCCGGGCTAATCTGTCATGCCCAGGCTGAAAGACCCAAAAACCAAGGAGTTTGTCAACCTAAACTGAGAGAGAACGGGAGGAGTGCTAGAGACACTCAGGCAAGAGAGAAGATGTAG